From the genome of Nocardia sp. NBC_01503, one region includes:
- a CDS encoding MlaD family protein, giving the protein MSWVKNHKNLVSNSALVLILVVGAAYLAISVMRVNPLRETYKVTVDLDRSGGLQAGNDVTLRGYRIGKVTDIALASGGTAIAATVEIDKKYHIPSDTVVSVGALSGAGEQFLDFRPNTDQAPFLGNGSIVQFDKDRVKTPTPVWSVLDNSSELISQIDPDKFSAILTELDTALSGGPDQLRSLINGISLATTGLDNLLPQTTNLIKNLQTINATTSLAQPDLATLTRNSSVLFQQFNDANAELQKILEQAPAQLQALGAVLDKTADPMTSLASNFAAITKAAQLRAPALRALFPALVVGTSAMGVPAHDNEFYTIVDIWPRPFCDYVTKKIRPEAATEGTLSKWGSYCTNGQADQQIRGSANAPRPDVPNNGAYPPADADMNERTLPPVK; this is encoded by the coding sequence ATGAGTTGGGTGAAGAACCACAAGAACCTGGTATCGAATTCGGCGCTGGTGCTGATTCTGGTCGTCGGCGCGGCGTATCTGGCGATCAGCGTCATGCGGGTCAATCCGCTGCGCGAAACCTACAAGGTGACAGTCGATCTGGATCGATCCGGCGGTTTGCAGGCCGGTAATGACGTGACCCTGCGCGGCTACCGCATCGGCAAGGTCACCGATATCGCGCTCGCCAGCGGCGGTACCGCCATCGCGGCCACCGTCGAGATCGACAAGAAGTACCACATCCCCAGCGACACAGTGGTTTCGGTGGGCGCGCTCTCCGGCGCGGGTGAACAGTTCCTGGACTTCCGGCCCAATACCGACCAGGCCCCGTTCCTCGGCAACGGTTCGATCGTGCAGTTCGACAAGGACCGGGTGAAGACGCCGACCCCCGTGTGGTCGGTGCTGGACAACTCCAGTGAATTGATCTCGCAGATCGATCCGGACAAGTTCTCCGCCATCCTCACCGAACTCGACACCGCGTTGTCCGGTGGACCGGATCAGCTACGATCGCTCATCAACGGCATCAGCCTGGCAACCACCGGCCTGGACAATCTGCTGCCGCAGACCACGAATCTGATCAAGAACCTGCAGACGATCAATGCCACCACCTCGTTGGCGCAGCCGGATCTGGCTACCCTGACGCGTAATTCGAGTGTGTTGTTCCAGCAGTTCAACGATGCCAATGCCGAACTCCAGAAGATCCTGGAGCAGGCGCCCGCACAATTGCAGGCACTCGGCGCGGTGCTCGACAAGACCGCCGATCCGATGACCAGCCTGGCCAGCAACTTCGCGGCCATCACCAAGGCCGCGCAGCTGCGCGCACCGGCACTGCGCGCCCTGTTCCCGGCACTGGTGGTCGGTACCTCCGCCATGGGTGTGCCCGCGCACGACAACGAGTTCTACACCATCGTCGATATCTGGCCGCGGCCCTTCTGCGACTACGTGACGAAGAAGATCCGTCCCGAAGCCGCCACCGAGGGCACACTCTCCAAGTGGGGCAGCTACTGCACCAACGGACAGGCGGATCAGCAGATTCGCGGTTCGGCCAACGCACCCCGGCCGGATGTTCCGAACAACGGCGCGTACCCGCCCGCGGACGCCGATATGAACGAGCGGACTCTGCCGCCGGTGAAGTGA